Genomic segment of Myxococcus stipitatus:
CGGCAATCACTCGCAGCAGGTGCGGGTGGCGGACCTGGATGGGGACGGGCACCTGGACGCCATCACGAAGAACGCGGGCTCGGGGGGCTTCTTCAACATCACCACGCTCAAGGGCAAGGGCGACGGCACCTTCGGCGCGGCCGTGCCTCACGCCGTCACGGGCCTGCCCCGGGACTTGATGCTCGCGGACGTGAGCGCGGACGGGCTCCCGGATGTGCTGGTGCTCAACACCAACAGCTTCACCGTGGACATCCTGCTCTCGAAGAAGGACGGCCTGCTGGCGTCCATTCCGCCGCTGCGGCTCTCGGGCTCCGCGGACGATGAGCCCTTCCGGCTGGCCCCCGCGGATGTGAACGGGGATGGGAACCTGGACCTCGTCATCTCCCACGGCCTCTCCACCGCGGGCTACCTGTCCGTGCACCTGGGGGATGGGCGGGGAGGCTTCTTCTCCAGCACGTCCATCCGCGCGGAGGAGCCGGGCGAGGTGGTGGTCGCGGACTTCAACCGGGACGGGCGGAGCGACGTGGCGCACGCGGGGCTGTCGGGCGGCGTGTACCTGTTGCTGGGGCAGGAGGACGGGGAGCTGGGGCCGCCGGTGCGTGTGGCCTCGTCGCCGACGCCCACGTCCCTGGTGGCCGAGGACCTGGACGAGGACGGCTTCCCGGACCTGGCGTGGACGACGCAGGACACGGTGGAGGTGCTGCTGGGCTCCACCGTGGGCGGGCTGCCGTAGCGGAGCGGGGCGGGCGGTGGGCCCGCGACACGGGTTTGTCGAGCTGGGAGCTGCATCCACCAGGAGGTGGGCATGAAGGAGCTGCTCTGGGGCGTCGTCTGGCTTGGGGTCGTGGGCTTCGCGAGTCCGGCGGAGGCCCAGCTCAGCGGGCGCTGTGGGGGAGATGACAATCTCACGCCGCAGCAAGCGCCTGGGCGCAACGCGTGGGCACGCAAGTGCAACTACATCTCGGAGGCGAAGGAGGCCAT
This window contains:
- a CDS encoding VCBS repeat-containing protein, whose amino-acid sequence is MPRFQVLLLSCCVGLACTSYTISPRTFGVARWQGFATEQRSLAAGGGFARGLHVADVDGDGLLDLVVVAAREESVCIHHGEGEGVFASPECLSAGITPMDVAVSDVNGDGHQDLLIVGHFSNAMTVRLGDGRGGFRNGTPYSLGNHSQQVRVADLDGDGHLDAITKNAGSGGFFNITTLKGKGDGTFGAAVPHAVTGLPRDLMLADVSADGLPDVLVLNTNSFTVDILLSKKDGLLASIPPLRLSGSADDEPFRLAPADVNGDGNLDLVISHGLSTAGYLSVHLGDGRGGFFSSTSIRAEEPGEVVVADFNRDGRSDVAHAGLSGGVYLLLGQEDGELGPPVRVASSPTPTSLVAEDLDEDGFPDLAWTTQDTVEVLLGSTVGGLP